The following are encoded together in the Chloroflexota bacterium genome:
- the cas2 gene encoding CRISPR-associated endonuclease Cas2, with protein sequence MMVLVTYDVNTESPAGQARLRKVAKICEDYGQRVQNSVFECLIDTAQLKVLKARLSDVINPETDSLRFYLLGNNWKGKIEHIGAKAPVDLEGTLVV encoded by the coding sequence ATGATGGTACTGGTCACTTACGATGTCAACACCGAAAGCCCGGCCGGGCAGGCGCGTCTGCGCAAGGTGGCCAAAATCTGCGAAGACTACGGCCAGCGGGTGCAAAACTCGGTATTTGAGTGCCTGATAGACACTGCCCAACTGAAAGTGTTGAAAGCGCGGCTAAGCGACGTCATCAACCCGGAAACAGACAGCCTGCGGTTCTACCTTCTGGGCAACAACTGGAAAGGGAAAATAGAGCACATTGGCGCCAAAGCGCCGGTAGACCTGGAAGGCACCCTCGTGGTGTAG
- the cas7c gene encoding type I-C CRISPR-associated protein Cas7/Csd2 — translation MSTKSYLDVNRRHDFVLFFDVQDGNPNGDPDADNMPRVDPETMQGLVTDVSIKRRVRDWVDAIRGSEEKYKIYVQSGEALITKHKRAYTALGLESTGSKQAREDVEKARRWMCENFYDIRAFGAVMTVGVNCGQVRGPIQLTFARSIHPIAPLDISITRVAVTKEEDLVAVTEDGKTKGKVSEMGRKPILPYGLYRAHGFFNPYFARQTGFTSEDLELFWNALQNMWDFDRSSSRGLMAFRGLYIFSHEKMLGNAPAHKLFDLVHVSLVEDKDVAVPRKFSDYIITVDHPNLPPGVELTEIL, via the coding sequence ATGTCAACAAAATCTTATCTCGATGTCAACCGTCGCCATGACTTTGTGCTGTTCTTTGATGTACAAGATGGCAACCCAAACGGCGATCCTGATGCGGATAATATGCCTCGCGTCGATCCGGAGACGATGCAAGGGCTTGTAACCGATGTTTCCATAAAGCGCCGTGTTAGAGACTGGGTTGACGCCATACGCGGTTCAGAGGAAAAATACAAAATCTATGTACAAAGTGGCGAAGCATTGATCACTAAACACAAGCGAGCATATACGGCGCTGGGGCTTGAATCTACTGGTTCAAAGCAAGCCCGGGAAGACGTTGAAAAAGCCCGCCGGTGGATGTGTGAAAACTTCTATGACATTCGTGCTTTTGGCGCGGTAATGACGGTCGGCGTAAATTGCGGACAAGTGCGCGGCCCGATTCAACTAACGTTTGCCCGTTCCATTCATCCTATTGCCCCGCTGGATATTTCCATTACACGCGTCGCAGTTACGAAGGAAGAGGACTTGGTGGCAGTGACGGAAGATGGCAAAACAAAAGGCAAGGTAAGCGAAATGGGACGAAAGCCTATCTTGCCGTACGGGTTGTACCGTGCACATGGTTTTTTCAATCCCTACTTTGCCAGGCAGACAGGTTTTACATCAGAAGACTTGGAACTGTTTTGGAACGCTTTGCAAAACATGTGGGATTTCGACCGCTCTTCCTCTCGCGGTTTGATGGCTTTCCGCGGCCTTTATATTTTCTCCCATGAGAAAATGCTGGGGAATGCGCCCGCTCATAAATTATTCGATTTGGTTCACGTCTCGCTTGTTGAAGATAAAGACGTTGCCGTGCCGCGCAAATTCTCGGACTATATCATCACCGTTGACCATCCCAATCTTCCCCCCGGCGTTGAACTGACCGAGATACTCTGA
- the cas8c gene encoding type I-C CRISPR-associated protein Cas8c/Csd1, with protein sequence MLLQQLIELASRLEQQGNLAPPVHRNKGVRYMLSLDSQGRLRNPHPIDLTKEDGTLPRWILPDTVKASGIKPILLADNAEYTLGIGRSESKPERVRKCHAAYLSLIRDCADHTQEPAVMAVLQFLENDPLQHLVLPDNFDAGGIIVFEVDGKLVHEITAVRDFWIEHNMPRGNVMECIACGERKPVLPRLKGKIKGIPGGQSSGTSLISANKTAFESYGLKNSLIAPICFECSERFTKALNFLLANDKHHLVFGQKLVFVFWTRDPVEWNPLSFLQRPDPQDVQNLLDASQRPSKWNPNLDTTSFYAASLSASGGRAVIRDWIDTTVGEVKEHLRQWFAAQAMVNAHGDLSQPLSIYALAGATAMDLGKVTTSTYQTLLRASLMGSPLPWNLLQQAVRRNVSERRVTHARAALIKLVFVTRNLIKEDDMSQLETPPPEFSLAYHCGRLLAVLENIQYEALGKTNTTIVDRAYGGASTSPAYVFGRLLTRAQSHLSKLRRQKKSAYVFAQNELSDVLSHITVFPTTLTMQEQGFFALGYYHQRARKWQRISERSTANEQ encoded by the coding sequence ATGTTATTGCAACAGCTCATTGAACTGGCGTCTCGATTGGAACAACAAGGCAATTTGGCCCCGCCCGTGCATCGCAATAAGGGGGTGCGCTATATGTTGAGCCTGGATAGCCAGGGCCGGTTGCGAAATCCTCACCCCATAGATTTAACTAAGGAAGACGGGACGTTGCCTCGTTGGATTTTGCCGGATACAGTGAAGGCCTCGGGCATTAAGCCTATCTTGTTGGCCGACAACGCAGAATATACCTTAGGTATCGGACGGTCTGAATCCAAACCGGAGCGAGTACGCAAGTGCCACGCCGCTTATCTGAGCCTGATTAGAGATTGTGCTGACCATACGCAAGAGCCGGCGGTCATGGCGGTGCTTCAATTTCTTGAAAATGACCCTCTGCAGCATCTTGTTTTACCTGATAATTTCGATGCCGGCGGCATCATTGTGTTTGAAGTCGATGGAAAACTGGTGCATGAGATCACTGCTGTGCGCGATTTTTGGATTGAGCACAATATGCCTAGGGGCAACGTTATGGAGTGCATTGCGTGTGGAGAGCGTAAGCCTGTTTTGCCTAGACTCAAGGGAAAAATCAAAGGGATCCCTGGAGGGCAAAGTTCAGGTACATCGCTTATTTCTGCCAACAAAACCGCATTCGAGTCTTATGGGCTTAAGAATTCCTTGATTGCTCCCATTTGCTTTGAGTGCAGTGAGCGCTTCACGAAAGCGTTGAATTTCTTGCTGGCAAATGATAAACATCATTTGGTCTTTGGACAGAAGTTGGTATTTGTGTTTTGGACGAGAGACCCCGTAGAGTGGAACCCTCTTTCCTTTTTGCAACGTCCCGATCCTCAAGATGTACAAAATCTACTGGACGCATCACAACGTCCCAGCAAATGGAATCCCAATTTGGATACTACGTCGTTTTACGCTGCTTCTCTCTCGGCTAGCGGAGGGCGCGCCGTCATTCGCGATTGGATTGATACGACGGTTGGCGAGGTGAAAGAACATTTGCGCCAATGGTTTGCTGCTCAAGCCATGGTAAATGCACACGGCGATTTATCTCAGCCTTTAAGCATTTATGCTTTGGCTGGAGCCACGGCTATGGATTTAGGCAAGGTAACCACTTCGACTTACCAGACGTTGTTGCGGGCCAGTTTAATGGGGTCTCCATTACCCTGGAATCTATTGCAACAGGCTGTTAGGCGGAATGTGAGTGAACGGCGTGTAACGCATGCTCGCGCCGCTTTAATTAAACTCGTTTTTGTCACCCGTAACCTAATCAAGGAGGATGATATGTCGCAATTGGAAACTCCCCCTCCCGAGTTTTCTCTGGCTTATCATTGTGGCCGTTTGCTTGCAGTGTTGGAGAATATTCAATACGAAGCACTGGGTAAAACAAACACCACTATCGTCGATCGTGCTTATGGTGGCGCTTCTACATCCCCCGCGTATGTATTTGGGCGCTTACTCACCCGAGCCCAAAGCCATCTTTCCAAACTCCGTCGCCAGAAAAAATCGGCGTATGTTTTTGCGCAAAACGAACTGAGTGATGTGTTATCACACATCACTGTATTCCCGACCACACTGACCATGCAGGAGCAGGGCTTCTTCGCTCTTGGTTACTACCACCAGCGCGCCCGCAAATGGCAACGTATTAGCGAACGTTCGACTGCCAATGAACAATGA
- the cas1c gene encoding type I-C CRISPR-associated endonuclease Cas1, translating into MKKLGNVLYVTTPEAYLSLEGETVVVKKEEGKALKLPLHNLEAIVCFNYPGISPALMGACAARGIGLTFLRPSGRFLARVVGPVKGNLLLRKKQYQVAADEAARLPIAVSCVLAKIANSRVVIERALRDHAMLVDTQALLEASTFLKATLPAVRDADSLETLRGLEGSAAKQYFRVFGKLVLKQKEDFPFKERNRRPPRDNLNALLSFLYSLLTYEVASALEGVGLDPQVGFLHADRPGRPSLALDLMEELRPMLADRLALTLINRRQIKGSGFTRKESGGVLMDDDTRKKVITAWQERKREPIMHPFLKERIPIGLIPHVQAQLLARHLRGDLDAYPPFFWS; encoded by the coding sequence ATGAAGAAACTCGGCAACGTGCTCTATGTCACCACCCCCGAAGCCTACCTCTCGCTGGAAGGCGAAACCGTGGTGGTCAAAAAAGAAGAGGGCAAGGCACTCAAACTGCCGCTGCATAACCTGGAAGCCATCGTGTGCTTCAACTACCCCGGCATCAGCCCGGCCCTGATGGGCGCCTGCGCCGCGCGCGGCATCGGCCTGACCTTCCTGCGCCCCAGCGGGCGCTTTCTGGCGCGGGTGGTGGGGCCGGTCAAGGGCAACCTGCTTCTGCGCAAGAAGCAATACCAGGTCGCCGCAGACGAGGCCGCGCGCCTGCCCATTGCAGTTTCCTGCGTGCTGGCGAAAATCGCCAACAGCCGCGTGGTCATCGAGCGGGCGCTACGCGACCATGCCATGCTGGTAGACACTCAGGCCTTGCTGGAGGCTTCCACCTTCCTGAAAGCCACCTTGCCTGCCGTACGCGATGCCGACAGCCTGGAAACCCTGCGCGGCCTGGAGGGCAGCGCCGCCAAGCAATACTTCCGCGTCTTCGGCAAACTGGTGCTCAAGCAAAAGGAAGACTTTCCCTTCAAGGAACGCAACCGCAGGCCGCCGCGCGACAACCTCAACGCGCTGCTTTCCTTCCTGTACTCCCTTTTGACCTACGAGGTCGCCTCCGCGCTGGAAGGTGTGGGGCTGGACCCCCAGGTGGGATTCCTGCACGCCGATCGTCCCGGACGCCCCTCGTTAGCGCTGGATTTGATGGAAGAACTGCGCCCCATGCTGGCCGACCGCCTGGCGCTCACCCTGATCAACCGCAGGCAAATCAAGGGCAGTGGTTTCACCCGCAAGGAAAGCGGCGGCGTGCTGATGGACGACGACACCCGCAAGAAAGTGATTACCGCTTGGCAGGAACGCAAGCGGGAGCCAATCATGCACCCTTTCCTGAAAGAGCGTATCCCCATTGGGTTGATTCCCCATGTGCAGGCGCAACTGCTTGCCCGCCACCTGCGGGGCGATTTGGACGCGTATCCGCCTTTCTTTTGGAGTTGA
- the cas3 gene encoding CRISPR-associated helicase Cas3' — protein sequence MAEKSASKATRLQQMLMLLLEYPEGLSRAEVARRLGVHRSTVGRYVEDLSQLGIPIWEDERRIGILRDRYQVRISVNMHEALALHLATRLLTTRTDKHYPHAASALRKLGEALKHLAPLISEHMMRSAAVLEGPHRRHDSAFLEVLEALTRAWSRGEKVKVTHEMEDGQTFAYKFAPYFIEPYAVGRTMHVIGFREPPGAIRTFKIERIRTVRPLGEKYTIPPDFDPTEYLKDAWGIWVSEKAPTEIVLRFSPRVAKRVGETLWHHTQVLEPQPDGALVWRAWVADWREMLPWIRGWGADVEALAPEALRKRLQQEVGKLANLYGILIERTLPQFIAHTRNEQGQYHDLVKHLLNVAKLASAFAANLQAADVAYYLGLWHDLGKFHPDFQRYLWDADAGIKRKGPDHKAAGARVAVKHLGDFLGMLIQGHHGGLQSPSDFRSWYERNKGAAEQSLTVARTVLDFEPTSPISFPQHVLRNHRNGEKNRRSGEFFARMLFSSLVDADFLDTEAHFKPAKARQRGNWADISDLWERFQKDQQRLVKKANQALKINRIRSEIYEEAKKAAEYPPGLFRLTVPTGGGKTRSAMGFALRHAVKHGQNRIIVVVPYITITQQTANTYREIFEVAGEDGIVVLEHHSNIFRNGTIPETWRLASENWDAPIIVTTTVQFFESLFANSTSQTRKLHRIANSVVILDEAQSLPPHLLEPMLDAIQELCTHYHTTVVLSTATQPAFEVFAPFRSLVQELNAREIVPNSERYFHELKRVEFEWHLKRPLSWEQVADIMRMERHSLAICNTKDDALALLDALDDPNALHLSTRLCGKHRDAVINEILNRLREGQPCRVVATQVVESGVDIDFPLVLRALGPLDGIIQAAGRANREGKRHRGRVVVFEPEQGHLPRGVYRQAVEITRMLLKELPDIYSPEAIHAYFSSLYKLAQQDHNALGKTIQQYRENWDFPEVARRFRLIPDDTVNVVITSYGSEKEQAEVRSILSALYAGAPLTRERMRALQPYLVTLPRYRAATCLHAGLLMPQTSEGFGGQMWEWKGNYDERRGIVLSDCEPGEGKAVIFS from the coding sequence CGTGCACCGTTCCACCGTGGGGCGCTATGTGGAAGACCTCTCGCAACTCGGCATCCCCATTTGGGAAGACGAGCGCCGCATTGGCATCCTGCGCGACCGCTATCAAGTGCGCATTAGCGTGAACATGCACGAGGCTTTGGCGCTGCACTTGGCCACGCGCCTGCTCACCACCCGCACTGACAAACACTACCCCCACGCCGCCAGCGCGCTGCGCAAACTGGGCGAGGCATTGAAGCACCTGGCGCCTCTGATCAGCGAGCACATGATGCGCTCGGCGGCAGTGCTGGAAGGCCCCCATCGCCGCCACGACAGTGCGTTTTTGGAAGTGCTGGAAGCCCTGACCCGCGCCTGGTCGCGCGGCGAAAAGGTCAAAGTCACCCATGAGATGGAAGACGGCCAGACCTTCGCCTACAAGTTTGCCCCCTATTTCATCGAGCCGTATGCCGTAGGCCGCACCATGCACGTCATCGGCTTCCGCGAGCCGCCGGGGGCCATCCGCACTTTCAAGATTGAGCGCATTCGCACCGTGCGACCTTTGGGCGAAAAATACACCATCCCGCCGGACTTCGACCCCACCGAGTACCTCAAAGACGCCTGGGGCATCTGGGTATCGGAGAAAGCGCCGACCGAGATCGTGCTCCGCTTCAGCCCGCGGGTCGCCAAACGGGTGGGCGAGACGCTGTGGCATCACACCCAGGTGCTGGAACCCCAGCCCGATGGCGCGCTCGTCTGGCGGGCGTGGGTGGCCGACTGGCGTGAAATGCTCCCCTGGATTCGCGGCTGGGGGGCGGATGTGGAAGCACTGGCGCCCGAGGCGTTAAGGAAAAGGTTGCAGCAGGAGGTAGGCAAGTTGGCGAATTTGTATGGAATCTTAATTGAGCGAACACTTCCTCAATTCATTGCACATACAAGAAATGAACAAGGTCAATATCATGATCTGGTGAAGCATTTGCTAAACGTAGCAAAATTAGCGTCCGCGTTTGCTGCAAACCTCCAAGCGGCAGATGTGGCCTATTACTTGGGTTTGTGGCATGACTTAGGCAAATTTCACCCAGATTTTCAGCGTTATTTATGGGATGCAGATGCTGGGATTAAGCGTAAAGGGCCTGATCATAAAGCCGCAGGCGCGCGGGTTGCTGTTAAGCATCTCGGGGACTTTTTGGGCATGTTGATACAGGGACACCACGGCGGTTTGCAGTCTCCCAGTGATTTTAGATCTTGGTATGAGCGAAATAAAGGTGCAGCAGAACAATCTTTAACGGTCGCAAGAACAGTGTTGGACTTTGAACCAACCAGTCCGATTTCTTTTCCTCAACATGTATTGAGAAATCACCGTAATGGGGAGAAAAATCGTCGGAGTGGGGAGTTCTTTGCCCGCATGTTATTTTCATCTCTGGTAGATGCTGATTTTTTGGATACAGAAGCGCACTTTAAACCGGCAAAAGCGAGGCAACGGGGTAATTGGGCTGATATTTCAGATCTGTGGGAGCGTTTTCAGAAAGATCAGCAACGGTTGGTAAAGAAAGCGAATCAGGCATTAAAAATCAACCGGATCCGATCTGAGATTTACGAAGAGGCCAAAAAGGCCGCCGAATACCCTCCCGGTTTGTTTCGTTTGACGGTGCCCACTGGCGGGGGAAAAACGCGTTCGGCAATGGGGTTTGCCCTGCGCCATGCTGTTAAACATGGTCAGAATCGTATCATTGTCGTTGTACCATATATAACGATTACGCAGCAGACGGCGAATACATATAGGGAAATTTTTGAAGTGGCTGGCGAAGATGGAATTGTTGTTCTAGAGCATCATAGCAACATATTCAGGAATGGAACAATCCCCGAAACTTGGCGATTGGCATCGGAAAATTGGGATGCTCCCATTATAGTGACGACAACAGTGCAGTTTTTTGAAAGCCTGTTTGCGAATAGCACAAGCCAGACTCGCAAATTACATCGCATTGCAAATAGCGTGGTGATTTTGGATGAAGCCCAATCCTTGCCCCCTCACTTATTAGAGCCGATGCTGGATGCTATTCAAGAGTTGTGTACACATTATCACACTACGGTCGTATTGTCGACCGCCACGCAACCCGCTTTTGAGGTCTTTGCTCCTTTCCGCAGCCTGGTGCAGGAATTGAACGCCCGAGAAATTGTTCCAAACTCTGAACGATATTTTCACGAATTGAAACGTGTTGAATTTGAGTGGCATTTGAAACGGCCTTTGTCATGGGAGCAGGTGGCTGACATTATGCGAATGGAACGCCATTCGTTGGCAATCTGCAATACAAAAGATGATGCACTGGCCTTGTTGGATGCGCTAGACGACCCGAACGCGTTGCACCTTTCCACACGGCTTTGCGGAAAACACCGGGATGCCGTCATCAATGAGATTTTAAACCGCTTACGTGAAGGGCAGCCTTGTCGTGTGGTTGCGACTCAAGTGGTTGAATCTGGTGTAGATATAGATTTTCCGTTAGTATTGCGCGCTTTAGGCCCTCTGGATGGCATTATTCAGGCTGCTGGGCGCGCAAATCGCGAAGGGAAGCGGCACAGAGGACGAGTCGTTGTCTTCGAGCCAGAGCAAGGCCATTTGCCACGGGGTGTTTACAGGCAAGCGGTTGAGATCACACGCATGTTGTTGAAGGAATTGCCGGATATTTACAGTCCAGAGGCTATCCATGCATACTTTTCATCTTTGTATAAACTCGCTCAACAAGATCATAATGCTTTGGGGAAAACCATTCAGCAATACCGTGAGAATTGGGATTTCCCCGAGGTTGCCCGCCGTTTTCGGCTGATACCAGACGATACGGTAAATGTGGTGATCACCTCATATGGGAGTGAGAAAGAACAGGCAGAAGTCCGCTCTATTTTGAGCGCTTTATATGCGGGCGCGCCACTTACACGCGAGAGAATGCGCGCTTTGCAGCCTTATTTGGTCACTTTGCCACGCTATCGGGCAGCAACATGTTTGCACGCCGGGCTCTTGATGCCTCAAACATCAGAAGGATTTGGAGGGCAAATGTGGGAATGGAAGGGAAATTATGATGAGCGTCGAGGCATTGTATTAAGTGACTGTGAACCTGGCGAAGGAAAAGCGGTGATCTTCTCTTGA
- the cas5c gene encoding type I-C CRISPR-associated protein Cas5, whose product MSQSDDFPLLSVRVWGHYACFTRPEMKAERVTYPVPPPSAARGILEAIFWKPEFVWRVREIWVLKPIRYFSILRNEVNEPASHRAARSWVGSHKGYVAQFHRAQRHTLALRDVEYIIRARIDVKPYVDANPAKYVAQFKRRLRRGACFHRPYLGTREFAAYFSEPMGDEQPIDLSMEIGRMLYDLDYKDDGRGTPRFFSARLERGILRVPVLSSEGV is encoded by the coding sequence ATGTCCCAAAGTGATGATTTTCCCTTATTGAGCGTGCGGGTGTGGGGTCACTATGCCTGCTTTACCCGCCCCGAAATGAAGGCAGAGCGTGTTACTTATCCGGTGCCCCCCCCATCTGCGGCCCGCGGAATTTTGGAGGCTATTTTCTGGAAACCGGAATTCGTGTGGCGGGTGAGAGAAATTTGGGTGCTCAAACCAATTCGGTATTTCTCGATTCTGCGCAATGAAGTGAACGAACCTGCTAGTCATCGCGCTGCAAGGTCTTGGGTGGGGAGCCATAAAGGGTACGTTGCCCAATTTCATCGTGCTCAACGCCACACACTGGCATTGCGAGACGTAGAATACATTATTCGAGCCCGCATTGATGTGAAGCCTTATGTTGACGCGAACCCGGCCAAATATGTTGCTCAATTTAAACGCCGGTTACGCCGTGGGGCGTGTTTCCATCGCCCTTATTTGGGCACGCGCGAGTTCGCAGCATATTTCTCTGAACCCATGGGGGATGAGCAGCCCATTGATCTTAGCATGGAGATCGGGCGCATGCTCTACGATTTGGACTACAAAGATGACGGGCGCGGTACCCCTCGTTTTTTCTCTGCTCGTTTGGAAAGGGGGATACTGCGCGTCCCTGTGTTGTCTTCGGAGGGAGTTTAG
- the cas4 gene encoding CRISPR-associated protein Cas4 → MSTYPPDEWLPLSGIQHFVFCRRQWALIHIEGQWAENALTAEGRLLHRRADEPFITEKRGDVLIARAVPVASPTLGLSGICDVVEFVRAAEGVQLPGQEGRWQPVPVEYKRGRKKHGPEDEAQLCAQAMCLEEMLLTEIPQGYIFYAQTRRREPVAFTPELRDLVRKAAQEMHQYFRRGYTPRVKPSKACRSCSLADICLPSLQNRRLTASAYIQKYLDDLA, encoded by the coding sequence ATGAGCACATACCCGCCCGACGAATGGCTTCCCCTCTCCGGCATCCAGCACTTCGTCTTTTGCCGACGGCAGTGGGCGCTGATCCACATTGAAGGCCAGTGGGCCGAAAACGCGCTCACCGCCGAAGGCCGCCTGTTGCACCGCCGGGCCGATGAGCCGTTCATCACCGAAAAGCGCGGCGATGTGCTCATCGCCCGCGCGGTGCCGGTGGCTTCCCCCACCCTGGGCCTCAGCGGCATCTGCGATGTGGTGGAATTTGTGCGCGCCGCGGAGGGTGTCCAGCTTCCCGGGCAGGAAGGCCGCTGGCAGCCCGTGCCCGTGGAATACAAACGCGGGCGCAAGAAACACGGCCCCGAAGACGAAGCCCAACTCTGCGCCCAGGCCATGTGCCTGGAAGAAATGCTGCTGACGGAGATCCCCCAAGGCTACATTTTCTACGCCCAAACCCGCCGTCGTGAGCCAGTGGCCTTTACCCCTGAACTGCGCGACCTGGTGCGCAAAGCGGCGCAGGAAATGCACCAATACTTTCGTCGTGGCTACACCCCGCGCGTCAAACCTTCCAAAGCCTGCCGCTCGTGTTCCCTGGCCGACATCTGCCTGCCCAGCCTGCAAAACCGCCGCCTCACCGCCTCGGCCTACATCCAAAAATACCTGGACGACCTGGCATGA